A single window of Sphingobium sp. SCG-1 DNA harbors:
- a CDS encoding Lrp/AsnC family transcriptional regulator: MANDGRDPTGLDKLDLKILRSLSEDGRVTWSDLADRIGLTLTPTLKRVRRLEETGFIQGYTAKLDEARLKGTMVVFVSVTLERQVREALEEFEENIAALPEVMSGFLMSGGADYLLRVVVRDLEHYRMLLDSITRIHGVAHIQSSFALKAIVNRSAPMM; encoded by the coding sequence GTGGCGAACGACGGAAGAGATCCCACAGGGCTGGACAAGCTGGATCTGAAAATCCTTCGCAGTCTGTCGGAAGACGGGCGCGTCACGTGGAGCGATCTTGCCGATCGGATAGGTCTGACGCTTACGCCGACGTTGAAGCGGGTGCGGCGCCTCGAAGAAACGGGCTTTATTCAAGGCTACACTGCGAAACTGGACGAAGCTCGCCTGAAGGGCACGATGGTCGTGTTCGTTTCCGTCACGCTAGAACGACAGGTGCGGGAAGCGCTGGAGGAGTTCGAGGAGAATATCGCTGCATTGCCGGAGGTGATGAGCGGCTTTCTCATGTCCGGCGGCGCCGACTATCTCCTCCGGGTCGTCGTGCGCGATCTGGAGCATTATCGAATGCTGCTGGACTCGATCACGAGGATCCATGGCGTGGCACATATTCAGAGCAGCTTCGCTCTCAAGGCGATCGTCAATCGCTCCGCCCCTATGATGTGA
- a CDS encoding LuxR C-terminal-related transcriptional regulator, with protein MIEGHTQPRKFTAPPLRGGDIDRSLLVLDRLNSGLEGRHPRIVLVRGPAGYGKTTLLSSVAHALQRSQIHVSWLTCDEDDAAPAQLMANLSHSAQSAGIIALPEQATDAERFSALLGWNGAACLILDDFERAASTESERAIERLLDRVGNDVTIIIGSRQPLRSWFLRREVAGEALTIGAGALRFSLEEIAGLLPETSHGHIAEIEAYTEGWPFAVRLMALQGLQPGAAPGLLRSSGDSAGLFDYLSEQVMASLDEDQRSFLLDMSVIGRIDAHVAEAVLGRTDSASMIRSLQHLNPIMAATSDEQRILHVHPLFRQFLAVRTGEAGTIRRRSLHRRAALYFEQQRELASAIEHAVAAEDAALISSIFARAGNEMSLMDVGVARMASILSRIPDTLERHVPGIKVIDFLVACVLGYSEKAFALSDQIRSGPLPELPPGVDASHWNQYFDILLDAGLSFCSAMETGPVLESLAETLLELGEFFTANPRARALILSFQTLLAVRVGHSELATRSLQDYQAICEAIGVAARQPSINPQRGLIAFLEGRLDEARDYFERSTDLKLDEFGAPEPLLAQFCRIMLARTYYEQGRTDEAAALTEAIHVDPKTALPDMIVHYCALQAKCGAANEDDALPRLLQGSAKLQACRMAIDAIRCEQVIRAQRMPDLEILSGLEAAMDAALDAKPVNGMVIERLARAVLPWLNQRGERTKALELADRALGVLQPLTLPLVTSAIHILRAEASPDRQAMVEHVTQALRQNALPQVYIDTMVNSRIALIPAFAAIGDPDLGATIRRVLEGLTDLPAISALTDRERDILVESVVRGSNKEIARALALSPETVKYHLRNIFGKLGVHGREEAVSLVVSLNA; from the coding sequence ATGATTGAAGGACATACTCAGCCTCGCAAGTTCACCGCGCCGCCACTTCGCGGAGGAGACATCGATCGCTCCCTTCTGGTGCTTGACCGGCTCAATTCCGGCCTCGAGGGTCGGCATCCCCGCATCGTCTTGGTTCGTGGTCCAGCCGGCTATGGGAAGACGACGCTGCTATCCTCAGTCGCCCATGCGCTCCAGAGAAGTCAGATACACGTTAGCTGGTTGACTTGCGATGAGGACGATGCCGCGCCTGCCCAGTTGATGGCTAACCTCAGCCATTCTGCGCAATCTGCGGGCATCATTGCGCTTCCGGAGCAGGCAACCGACGCCGAGCGTTTCTCCGCCCTGCTCGGATGGAACGGCGCGGCCTGTCTTATCTTGGACGATTTCGAACGTGCAGCATCTACGGAGAGCGAGCGTGCGATCGAGCGCCTTCTGGACCGTGTCGGCAATGACGTCACGATCATCATCGGATCGCGGCAACCGCTGCGATCATGGTTTCTTCGCCGCGAGGTTGCGGGCGAAGCCCTGACGATCGGCGCCGGCGCGCTGCGCTTCTCTCTCGAGGAAATAGCAGGGCTGTTGCCGGAAACGTCGCACGGGCACATTGCCGAGATTGAAGCATATACCGAAGGTTGGCCCTTCGCCGTACGACTCATGGCTTTGCAGGGGCTGCAGCCGGGAGCGGCGCCCGGCCTTCTGCGATCGAGCGGCGATAGTGCAGGCCTTTTCGACTATCTCTCCGAACAGGTGATGGCATCGCTCGATGAAGACCAACGCAGCTTCCTGCTCGACATGTCCGTCATCGGGCGCATCGACGCCCATGTGGCAGAAGCGGTTCTAGGAAGGACTGATAGCGCCTCCATGATCCGCTCCCTGCAGCATCTCAATCCGATTATGGCGGCCACGTCCGACGAGCAGCGCATTTTGCACGTTCACCCCTTGTTCCGCCAGTTCCTCGCTGTGCGCACCGGCGAGGCAGGCACGATCCGCCGACGGTCGCTTCATCGCCGTGCCGCGCTGTATTTCGAACAGCAGCGAGAGCTGGCCTCCGCCATTGAACATGCAGTTGCGGCAGAAGACGCTGCGCTCATATCCAGCATATTCGCGCGAGCCGGCAATGAGATGAGTCTGATGGATGTAGGCGTCGCGCGCATGGCATCAATTCTGTCGCGGATTCCTGATACTCTCGAGCGCCATGTTCCCGGCATCAAAGTCATCGACTTCCTGGTCGCATGCGTCCTCGGGTATTCGGAGAAGGCATTTGCGCTTTCCGACCAGATTCGTTCGGGGCCTCTGCCGGAGCTGCCCCCTGGCGTAGATGCGAGCCATTGGAACCAGTATTTCGATATCCTCCTTGATGCTGGATTAAGCTTTTGCTCGGCCATGGAGACGGGACCTGTGCTCGAGTCTCTGGCGGAGACGCTTCTCGAACTCGGGGAATTCTTCACCGCCAATCCCCGCGCTCGCGCGTTGATCCTCTCCTTCCAAACACTGCTGGCGGTGCGGGTCGGCCACAGCGAGCTGGCGACACGGTCATTACAGGACTATCAGGCGATTTGCGAGGCGATAGGCGTGGCCGCCCGCCAGCCATCCATCAATCCCCAGCGCGGCCTGATCGCCTTTCTCGAGGGGCGCCTGGACGAAGCGCGCGACTATTTCGAGCGATCGACCGATCTCAAGCTCGACGAGTTCGGTGCACCCGAACCGCTACTCGCGCAGTTTTGCAGAATCATGCTCGCTCGTACCTACTACGAGCAGGGACGCACTGACGAGGCTGCCGCCTTGACCGAAGCGATCCATGTTGACCCAAAAACCGCGCTGCCGGACATGATCGTCCATTACTGCGCTCTCCAAGCGAAGTGTGGCGCCGCGAATGAGGATGACGCACTGCCAAGGTTGTTGCAGGGCAGCGCGAAACTGCAAGCTTGCCGGATGGCAATCGATGCAATCCGTTGCGAGCAAGTGATTAGAGCTCAGCGTATGCCGGACTTAGAGATCCTCTCCGGCTTGGAAGCTGCGATGGACGCTGCGCTAGATGCGAAGCCAGTCAATGGCATGGTGATCGAGCGCCTTGCTCGTGCGGTGCTCCCTTGGTTGAACCAGCGAGGAGAACGCACCAAGGCTTTGGAATTGGCCGATCGCGCCTTGGGCGTCCTTCAGCCCCTGACGCTGCCGCTCGTCACCTCGGCGATACACATCCTCCGTGCTGAAGCTTCACCGGATAGGCAAGCAATGGTAGAGCATGTGACTCAGGCGCTGAGGCAGAATGCCTTGCCCCAAGTGTACATCGATACCATGGTGAATAGCCGCATCGCGCTCATTCCTGCATTTGCAGCTATCGGCGATCCAGACCTCGGGGCGACGATAAGGAGGGTACTGGAAGGCCTAACCGACCTGCCAGCCATATCAGCTTTGACAGATCGGGAGCGGGATATTCTCGTCGAGTCTGTTGTGCGCGGCTCCAATAAGGAGATTGCCCGCGCTCTCGCTTTGTCACCGGAGACAGTAAAATATCACTTGCGGAACATCTTTGGAAAGCTTGGGGTCCACGGGCGTGAGGAGGCGGTCAGTCTGGTAGTGTCTCTAAATGCTTGA